In one window of Oncorhynchus kisutch isolate 150728-3 linkage group LG16, Okis_V2, whole genome shotgun sequence DNA:
- the LOC109906434 gene encoding LIM domain-containing protein ajuba-like isoform X1 has translation MDRLGTKLLEKLKLTDSGSVKFASSKKKNELVNNSNSNGNNSSGLPPSLNTATSSPSRPGQFSLTSPTSTEVCGLASSGKGLGERVSSTQHLSTSIIPQPTDCEHQPYSPSTLAPLRRRSTQQRASCYLGEGVDIQMRRESGLGDCDPAGSKASLNQRRYSLELQQLVRRQQLLSQPPLSHSSGPPPAYPVHSSGYGSAPRSGAMAEPHYLPEPERHKRLSLQEAMFYKRLSTGGELWESTRPASLSHSPHRPSEMGGGGGFFFPPGPALSPCSSFSLQESVLVSPRSSFASSTASGGGGGSPMGSRCSSNRTSGISLGYDTRYSASSTMAQQLQFSLHTGGSTSGQGYAVSSRAGTPSGAGGWQDYLDGVFSPGGAGVQDGRHSYPPALGSPAAACYRTGPEWWDEKGAGAARGEETGMGAAGERTRYSDLPGTHYQEELTRLLLRDAALEGEGLHMGGLMLKEQVNPPINALAKLATLINTATASRPIKAQEEPGTGREPSSENRQEFFGTCVKCRKGVYGSDNACQALDSLYHTRCFTCVSCGRTLRNKDFYNVNGSVYCKEDYMFSGFQAAAEKCSVCGHLILEQQILQAMGNSYHPGCFRCVVCSKALDGVSFTVDHLSNIYCVSDYNRTFAPKCAACLQPILPAEDSEEILRVVSMNKDYHFECYHCEDCGKQLSDQPGSQCFPLDSHLLCHSCHMMQVCASHNIPPHSTN, from the exons ATGGACCGACTTGGAACTAAGTTATTGGAGAAGTTGAAATTGACTGACTCAGGAAGTGTGAAATTTGCCAGTTCTAAAAAGAAAAATGAGTTGGtcaacaacagcaacagcaatGGGAACAACAGTAGTGGACTACCACCAAGCCTGAACACTGCCACTTCCTCACCTTCAAGACCTGGTCagttctctctcacctctccaacTTCAACGGAGGTGTGTGGGCTGGCTAGTAGCGGGAAGGGATTGGGAGAAAGAGTCTCCTCTACACAGCACCTCTCAACCTCCATCATCCCCCAACCTACTGACTGCGAACATCAACCCTACTCCCCCTCGACTCTCGCCCCCCTACGGCGCCGGTCGACCCAGCAGCGTGCCTCCTGCTACCTGGGGGAGGGCGTTGACATCCAGATGAGGCGTGAGTCAGGCCTGGGGGACTGTGATCCAGCTGGGTCCAAGGCCTCTCTGAACCAGCGCCGCTACTCTCTGGAGCTCCAGCAGCTGGTCCGACGCCAGCAGCTCCTCTCCCAGCCTcctctgtcccactcctctgGCCCCCCTCCGGCTTACCCCGTCCACTCCTCGGGTTATGGCTCTGCTCCCCGCAGTGGGGCCATGGCTGAGCCACACTACCTTCCCGAGCCTGAGCGTCACAAACGCCTCTCCCTGCAGGAGGCGATGTTCTACAAGAGGCTGAGCACGGGAGGGGAACTCTGGGAGAGCACCAGACCGGCCTCGCTCTCTCACTCCCCACACCGGCCCTCTGAgatgggtggaggaggagggttctTCTTCCCCCCAGGCCCAGCACTGAGCCCCTGCTCCTCCTTCAGCCTACAGGAGTCGGTGCTGGTCAGTCCCAGGTCCAGCTTTGCCTCCAGTACAGCCAgcggtggagggggagggagccCTATGGGCAGCCGCTGTAGCAGCAACCGCACCAGTGGAATCAGCCTGGGCTATGACACGCGCTACTCAGCCTCCTCCACCATGGCACAGCAGCTGCAGTTCTCCCTGCACACAGGGGGCTCCACCAGCGGACAGGGATACGCAGTCTCAAGCAGGGCCGGGACGCCCTCTGGGGCTGGAGGCTGGCAGGACTACCTGGACGGGGTCTTCTCACCTGGAGGAGCAGGGGTTCAGGATGGCCGGCACTCCTACCCACCTGCGTTGGGGAGCCCGGCAGCTGCCTGTTACCGGACTGGGCCCGAGTGGTGGGATGAGAAGGGAGCAGGGGCAGCCCGAGGAGAGGAGACTGGCATGGGTGCTGCCGGGGAGCGGACGCGCTACTCTGACCTCCCGGGTACTCACTACCAGGAGGAGCTGACACGCCTGTTGCTAAGAGATGCAGCGCTGGAGGGTGAGGGGCTACACATGGGTGGGCTGATGCTCAAAGAACAGGTCAATCCTCCAATCAATGCCCTTGCCAAGCTGGCAACACTCATCAATACGGCTACGGCTTCCAGACCAATCAAAGCCCAGGAGGAGCCGGGAACAGGGAGGGAGCCGTCGTCCGAGAATCGGCAGGAGTTCTTTG GTACATGTGTGAAGTGTAGGAAAGGTGTGTATGGCTCGGATAATGCTTGCCAGGCTCTGGACAGCCTCTATCACACACGCTGCTTCACCTGTGTGTCCTGTG GTCGCACCCTGAGAAACAAGGACTTCTACAACGTCAATGGCTCTGTGTACTGTAAAGAGGATTACATG TTCTCAGGCTTCCAGGCTGCAGCAGAGAAATGCAGTGTGTGTGGCCACCTTATCctggaacag CAGATCCTCCAGGCAATGGGGAACTCCTACCACCCTGGCTGTTTCCGCTGTGTGGTGTGTTCCAAAGCCCTGGACGGAGTCTCCTTCACTGTCGACCACCTCAGCAACATCTACTGTGTTTCCGACTACAATAG AACGTTCGCTCCTAAATGTGCTGCCTGTTTACAACCCATCTTACCTGCTGAG GACAGTGAGGAGATACTCAGGGTGGTGTCTATGAACAAAGATTATCACTTTGAGTGCTACCACTGTGAG GATTGTGGGAAGCAGCTCTCAGATCAGCCGGGTTCCCAGTGCTTCCCTCtggactctcatctcctctgtcACTCATGTCACATGATGCAGGTGTGCGCCTCGCATAACATTCCCCCTCACAGCACAAACTGA
- the LOC109906434 gene encoding LIM domain-containing protein ajuba-like isoform X2, with amino-acid sequence MDRLGTKLLEKLKLTDSGSVKFASSKKKNELVNNSNSNGNNSSGLPPSLNTATSSPSRPGQFSLTSPTSTEVCGLASSGKGLGERVSSTQHLSTSIIPQPTDCEHQPYSPSTLAPLRRRSTQQRASCYLGEGVDIQMRRESGLGDCDPAGSKASLNQRRYSLELQQLVRRQQLLSQPPLSHSSGPPPAYPVHSSGYGSAPRSGAMAEPHYLPEPERHKRLSLQEAMFYKRLSTGGELWESTRPASLSHSPHRPSEMGGGGGFFFPPGPALSPCSSFSLQESVLVSPRSSFASSTASGGGGGSPMGSRCSSNRTSGISLGYDTRYSASSTMAQQLQFSLHTGGSTSGQGYAVSSRAGTPSGAGGWQDYLDGVFSPGGAGVQDGRHSYPPALGSPAAACYRTGPEWWDEKGAGAARGEETGMGAAGERTRYSDLPGTHYQEELTRLLLRDAALEGEGLHMGGLMLKEQVNPPINALAKLATLINTATASRPIKAQEEPGTGREPSSENRQEFFGTCVKCRKGVYGSDNACQALDSLYHTRCFTCVSCGRTLRNKDFYNVNGSVYCKEDYMFSGFQAAAEKCSVCGHLILEQILQAMGNSYHPGCFRCVVCSKALDGVSFTVDHLSNIYCVSDYNRTFAPKCAACLQPILPAEDSEEILRVVSMNKDYHFECYHCEDCGKQLSDQPGSQCFPLDSHLLCHSCHMMQVCASHNIPPHSTN; translated from the exons ATGGACCGACTTGGAACTAAGTTATTGGAGAAGTTGAAATTGACTGACTCAGGAAGTGTGAAATTTGCCAGTTCTAAAAAGAAAAATGAGTTGGtcaacaacagcaacagcaatGGGAACAACAGTAGTGGACTACCACCAAGCCTGAACACTGCCACTTCCTCACCTTCAAGACCTGGTCagttctctctcacctctccaacTTCAACGGAGGTGTGTGGGCTGGCTAGTAGCGGGAAGGGATTGGGAGAAAGAGTCTCCTCTACACAGCACCTCTCAACCTCCATCATCCCCCAACCTACTGACTGCGAACATCAACCCTACTCCCCCTCGACTCTCGCCCCCCTACGGCGCCGGTCGACCCAGCAGCGTGCCTCCTGCTACCTGGGGGAGGGCGTTGACATCCAGATGAGGCGTGAGTCAGGCCTGGGGGACTGTGATCCAGCTGGGTCCAAGGCCTCTCTGAACCAGCGCCGCTACTCTCTGGAGCTCCAGCAGCTGGTCCGACGCCAGCAGCTCCTCTCCCAGCCTcctctgtcccactcctctgGCCCCCCTCCGGCTTACCCCGTCCACTCCTCGGGTTATGGCTCTGCTCCCCGCAGTGGGGCCATGGCTGAGCCACACTACCTTCCCGAGCCTGAGCGTCACAAACGCCTCTCCCTGCAGGAGGCGATGTTCTACAAGAGGCTGAGCACGGGAGGGGAACTCTGGGAGAGCACCAGACCGGCCTCGCTCTCTCACTCCCCACACCGGCCCTCTGAgatgggtggaggaggagggttctTCTTCCCCCCAGGCCCAGCACTGAGCCCCTGCTCCTCCTTCAGCCTACAGGAGTCGGTGCTGGTCAGTCCCAGGTCCAGCTTTGCCTCCAGTACAGCCAgcggtggagggggagggagccCTATGGGCAGCCGCTGTAGCAGCAACCGCACCAGTGGAATCAGCCTGGGCTATGACACGCGCTACTCAGCCTCCTCCACCATGGCACAGCAGCTGCAGTTCTCCCTGCACACAGGGGGCTCCACCAGCGGACAGGGATACGCAGTCTCAAGCAGGGCCGGGACGCCCTCTGGGGCTGGAGGCTGGCAGGACTACCTGGACGGGGTCTTCTCACCTGGAGGAGCAGGGGTTCAGGATGGCCGGCACTCCTACCCACCTGCGTTGGGGAGCCCGGCAGCTGCCTGTTACCGGACTGGGCCCGAGTGGTGGGATGAGAAGGGAGCAGGGGCAGCCCGAGGAGAGGAGACTGGCATGGGTGCTGCCGGGGAGCGGACGCGCTACTCTGACCTCCCGGGTACTCACTACCAGGAGGAGCTGACACGCCTGTTGCTAAGAGATGCAGCGCTGGAGGGTGAGGGGCTACACATGGGTGGGCTGATGCTCAAAGAACAGGTCAATCCTCCAATCAATGCCCTTGCCAAGCTGGCAACACTCATCAATACGGCTACGGCTTCCAGACCAATCAAAGCCCAGGAGGAGCCGGGAACAGGGAGGGAGCCGTCGTCCGAGAATCGGCAGGAGTTCTTTG GTACATGTGTGAAGTGTAGGAAAGGTGTGTATGGCTCGGATAATGCTTGCCAGGCTCTGGACAGCCTCTATCACACACGCTGCTTCACCTGTGTGTCCTGTG GTCGCACCCTGAGAAACAAGGACTTCTACAACGTCAATGGCTCTGTGTACTGTAAAGAGGATTACATG TTCTCAGGCTTCCAGGCTGCAGCAGAGAAATGCAGTGTGTGTGGCCACCTTATCctggaacag ATCCTCCAGGCAATGGGGAACTCCTACCACCCTGGCTGTTTCCGCTGTGTGGTGTGTTCCAAAGCCCTGGACGGAGTCTCCTTCACTGTCGACCACCTCAGCAACATCTACTGTGTTTCCGACTACAATAG AACGTTCGCTCCTAAATGTGCTGCCTGTTTACAACCCATCTTACCTGCTGAG GACAGTGAGGAGATACTCAGGGTGGTGTCTATGAACAAAGATTATCACTTTGAGTGCTACCACTGTGAG GATTGTGGGAAGCAGCTCTCAGATCAGCCGGGTTCCCAGTGCTTCCCTCtggactctcatctcctctgtcACTCATGTCACATGATGCAGGTGTGCGCCTCGCATAACATTCCCCCTCACAGCACAAACTGA